The proteins below come from a single Demetria terragena DSM 11295 genomic window:
- a CDS encoding ABC transporter substrate-binding protein: MVNRRAAAVAAASAVALTLASCASSDRDSESKGSGDKGGGGGTLTFGAAGAPATFDPFYASDGETFRITRQITEGLVGFKPGTPDLAPELATKWTPSKDGKTWVFDLREGVKFSDGTKFDADAVCKNFERMFDQNAAGQTASNYWVDNMGGYKSKDAKSALYQGCTAKSANQVEIKLLRSTSRFPALLGLPSFSMQSPTAMDKYKANDIKAQGDGFTYSDYANKHVTGTGPFKFDSYDEANKTVTLVRNEDYYGDKAKIAKLVFKIIPNETSRKQALQAGTIDGYDLPNPVDWPQLKKKFNLEIRDPFNILYLGFNAKVNPDLKDLKVRQALAYGINRAQFVKTQLPEGAEVANQWYPDTVDGYNKDATKYDYNPTKAKALLKEAGKAGLKIKLWYPSEVSRPYMPDPQKVFQAVKSDWEKIGVKVEPVTKPWNGGYITSTDNGQAEAFFLGWTGDYNTPDNFIANFFGSPAGGFQPLALPNGAEMVKRIGDADGIVDKGQRTAAYKKLGGDLMSKYMPGVPISHSPPAIVFTKAVTGVVPSPLTSEDFSTAVIEK; encoded by the coding sequence ATGGTTAATCGCCGAGCAGCGGCCGTCGCCGCGGCCAGTGCGGTCGCTTTGACGCTCGCATCTTGCGCCTCGTCGGATCGCGACTCTGAATCAAAAGGAAGCGGCGACAAGGGAGGTGGCGGCGGCACCTTGACCTTCGGAGCGGCTGGCGCACCGGCCACCTTCGACCCGTTCTATGCCAGCGACGGTGAGACCTTCCGCATCACCCGGCAGATCACCGAAGGCCTCGTCGGGTTCAAGCCCGGCACCCCTGACCTCGCACCTGAGCTCGCGACCAAGTGGACGCCGAGCAAGGACGGCAAGACGTGGGTCTTCGACCTGCGGGAGGGCGTGAAGTTCTCCGACGGCACCAAGTTCGACGCCGACGCCGTATGCAAGAACTTCGAGCGCATGTTTGACCAGAACGCCGCCGGCCAGACCGCGAGCAACTACTGGGTCGACAACATGGGTGGCTACAAGTCCAAGGACGCCAAATCCGCTCTCTACCAGGGCTGCACGGCGAAGTCGGCCAACCAGGTCGAGATCAAGCTGCTCCGCTCCACCTCGCGGTTCCCGGCTCTCCTGGGACTCCCATCGTTCTCGATGCAGAGCCCCACCGCGATGGACAAGTACAAAGCCAACGACATCAAGGCCCAGGGCGACGGATTCACCTACTCCGACTACGCCAACAAGCACGTCACCGGCACCGGCCCCTTCAAGTTCGACTCCTATGACGAGGCGAACAAGACCGTCACGCTGGTCCGCAACGAGGACTACTACGGAGACAAAGCCAAGATCGCCAAACTCGTCTTCAAGATCATCCCCAACGAGACCTCGCGCAAGCAGGCTCTACAGGCGGGCACCATCGACGGCTACGACCTGCCCAACCCGGTCGACTGGCCCCAGTTGAAGAAGAAATTCAACCTGGAGATCCGCGACCCGTTCAACATCCTCTACCTCGGGTTCAACGCCAAGGTGAACCCGGACCTGAAGGACCTCAAGGTGCGGCAGGCGCTCGCCTACGGCATCAACCGGGCACAGTTCGTCAAGACCCAGCTTCCCGAGGGCGCCGAGGTAGCAAACCAGTGGTACCCCGACACGGTGGACGGCTACAACAAGGACGCCACGAAGTACGACTACAACCCGACCAAGGCCAAGGCTCTGCTCAAGGAAGCCGGCAAGGCGGGCCTGAAGATCAAGCTCTGGTACCCCTCTGAGGTGAGCCGTCCATACATGCCGGACCCCCAGAAGGTTTTCCAGGCAGTGAAGTCTGACTGGGAAAAGATCGGTGTCAAGGTCGAGCCGGTGACCAAGCCGTGGAACGGCGGATACATCACCAGCACCGACAACGGCCAGGCCGAAGCGTTCTTCCTCGGCTGGACGGGTGACTACAACACTCCTGACAACTTCATCGCGAACTTCTTCGGGTCACCAGCCGGCGGATTCCAGCCACTGGCGCTGCCCAACGGCGCGGAGATGGTGAAGCGAATCGGCGACGCTGACGGCATCGTCGACAAGGGCCAGCGCACCGCGGCCTACAAGAAGCTCGGTGGCGACTTGATGTCGAAGTACATGCCCGGGGTCCCGATCTCGCACAGCCCGCCGGCCATCGTCTTCACCAAGGCCGTCACCGGAGTTGTGCCCAGCCCGCTCACCTCCGAGGACTTCTCGACGGCAGTCATCGAGAAGTGA
- a CDS encoding ABC transporter permease, whose product MLRFIVRRLLQMVGVLFVLSILLFAWVRRLPGGPVDAICGERCTAEQKAALAKQLGIDRPVWEQYFTFLNNALHGRFGTSTGVLPGTDAMEIFLRRLPATIELSIGAILLALLIGIPLGYLAAKKRGGILDNLTVTSTLIGIAVPVFFLAFALKYYFAIKLHILPLQGRQDSIDATRVTGFFVLDGIITQEWDAAWNAFKHLILPSIALATIPFAVIVRITRASVLDVVNEDYVRTAEAKGLTVGTIRWRHVLRNALLPVVTTLGLQVGALLTGAVLTETVFVWGGVGESLASALRLKDYAVIQVFILMAAAGYVFINLLVDIAYAVIDPRVRTR is encoded by the coding sequence GTGCTGAGATTTATCGTGCGCCGACTTTTGCAAATGGTCGGTGTGCTCTTCGTTCTTTCAATCCTGTTGTTCGCATGGGTCCGTCGCCTGCCCGGCGGCCCCGTTGACGCCATTTGTGGCGAGCGTTGCACGGCCGAGCAGAAGGCGGCCTTGGCCAAGCAACTCGGCATCGACCGACCGGTCTGGGAGCAGTACTTCACCTTCCTCAACAACGCCCTCCACGGGCGGTTTGGCACCTCAACTGGTGTGCTTCCCGGCACCGACGCGATGGAGATTTTCCTCCGTCGCCTGCCCGCGACCATCGAGTTGTCGATCGGCGCGATCCTGTTGGCGCTGCTGATCGGCATACCTCTGGGCTACTTGGCAGCAAAGAAGCGTGGCGGGATCCTCGACAACCTCACCGTCACCTCAACGCTGATCGGTATCGCGGTGCCGGTCTTCTTCCTGGCGTTCGCCCTGAAGTACTACTTCGCCATCAAACTCCACATCCTGCCGCTCCAGGGCCGCCAGGACAGCATCGACGCGACACGCGTCACCGGCTTCTTCGTCCTCGACGGGATCATCACCCAGGAGTGGGACGCCGCCTGGAATGCGTTCAAGCACTTGATCCTGCCGTCGATCGCACTGGCGACCATCCCCTTTGCCGTGATCGTTCGCATCACGCGCGCTTCGGTGCTCGACGTCGTCAATGAGGACTATGTGCGCACCGCCGAAGCGAAAGGCCTCACGGTTGGCACGATCCGGTGGCGGCACGTCTTGCGCAATGCGTTGTTGCCCGTCGTGACCACCTTGGGACTGCAAGTCGGCGCCCTGCTCACGGGCGCGGTGCTGACCGAGACCGTGTTTGTCTGGGGCGGTGTCGGCGAATCCCTAGCCAGCGCCCTCAGACTCAAGGACTACGCCGTCATCCAGGTCTTCATCCTGATGGCCGCGGCCGGGTACGTCTTCATCAACCTGCTCGTCGATATTGCCTACGCCGTCATCGACCCGCGCGTTCGGACGAGGTGA
- a CDS encoding ABC transporter permease → MSPNDKNRKPMTRNPMTRKKQRIDDLAAATGEPSVREAGTVAGGEGTSLLASAWNRLRRNPAFLFGAFLTLLVIVVAILAPWLAPHDPTAQDLIKKVSPTTNPVPGPEPGYPLGADGTLGRDLLSRLIWGSRQTLQIGFFATLCGFFGGLVLGTLAGAFGGWVDSIVMRLVDLMLSVPSILLAITVATLFGSPSQWSLIVAIGIVQVPIFARLLRGSMMAQRHSDHVLAAEALGVKRGAIIRRHMLPNSLAPVLVQATLVMASSIIDAAGLTFLGLGPASDDAPEWGQMLGKSQDLFEQFPQLAIYPAVCIIITALGFTLMGESLREALDPKSRR, encoded by the coding sequence ATGAGCCCGAATGACAAGAACCGCAAGCCCATGACCCGAAATCCCATGACCCGCAAGAAGCAGCGCATCGATGACCTGGCGGCGGCCACGGGCGAGCCCTCGGTGCGGGAGGCCGGAACCGTCGCTGGCGGCGAAGGCACCAGTCTTCTGGCCAGTGCCTGGAATCGCCTTCGGCGTAACCCCGCCTTCCTCTTCGGCGCGTTCCTGACTTTGCTTGTGATCGTGGTCGCCATCCTCGCCCCGTGGCTGGCGCCGCACGACCCGACAGCACAGGACCTCATCAAGAAGGTCTCGCCGACCACTAATCCGGTGCCTGGACCCGAGCCCGGCTATCCCCTGGGCGCCGATGGGACCCTTGGCCGCGACCTGCTATCGCGTCTCATCTGGGGCAGCCGCCAGACCTTGCAGATCGGATTCTTCGCCACCCTCTGCGGGTTCTTCGGCGGGCTTGTCCTCGGCACCCTCGCGGGCGCCTTCGGTGGTTGGGTTGACTCGATCGTCATGCGCTTGGTCGATCTCATGCTGTCGGTGCCCTCGATCTTGCTGGCGATCACCGTGGCGACGCTCTTCGGGAGTCCGTCCCAGTGGTCGCTCATCGTTGCGATCGGCATCGTGCAGGTCCCGATTTTCGCCCGACTGTTGCGCGGTTCGATGATGGCCCAACGGCACAGCGACCATGTGTTGGCCGCGGAGGCTCTCGGCGTTAAACGTGGCGCCATCATCCGGCGGCATATGCTGCCAAACTCGCTGGCGCCAGTGCTGGTGCAGGCGACGCTGGTGATGGCGTCCTCGATCATCGACGCCGCCGGGCTGACCTTCCTCGGCCTGGGGCCAGCCAGCGATGACGCTCCCGAATGGGGTCAGATGCTCGGCAAGAGCCAGGATCTGTTCGAACAGTTCCCACAACTGGCCATCTATCCGGCGGTGTGCATCATCATCACCGCTCTCGGATTCACCTTGATGGGTGAATCCCTGCGCGAGGCACTCGATCCCAAGAGCAGGAGGTGA
- a CDS encoding ABC transporter ATP-binding protein yields the protein MTATSSEVHHEGRASDALLSVRDLSVVFQRRGEEPFTAVDRVSFDVRPGQTVGLVGESGCGKSVTSMAIMGLLPSRGNQITGEVHYEGTDLLTLSDKERRNRRGRDLAMIFQDPLSSLNPVVPIGLQVTEVIERHQGKKRKQAIPEARELLDRVGIPDPNRRLKEYPHQLSGGMRQRALIAMALACKPRLLIADEPTTALDVTIQAQILSLLRELVQGSDTALVMITHDLGVVAGLCDEVNVLYGGRIVERASRHDLFATPRHPYTGGLLGSIPRLDASRHEPLNPIPGSVADNLPWDHACAFAPRCSQPVDQCRQSSPDLDDLPGGLEGPRLLRCHHPLTAKEDAS from the coding sequence ATGACTGCGACCAGTTCAGAGGTACACCACGAAGGGCGCGCATCGGACGCGCTGCTGTCGGTCCGCGACTTGTCGGTCGTGTTTCAGCGCCGAGGCGAGGAGCCGTTTACGGCGGTCGACCGCGTCTCGTTCGATGTGCGCCCCGGCCAGACCGTCGGCCTCGTCGGCGAGTCAGGCTGCGGCAAGTCGGTCACGTCCATGGCGATCATGGGCTTGTTGCCATCGCGCGGCAACCAGATCACCGGCGAGGTGCACTACGAGGGCACCGACCTGCTGACCTTGTCGGACAAAGAGCGGCGCAATCGGCGCGGCCGCGACCTGGCGATGATCTTTCAGGACCCATTGTCTTCGCTGAACCCGGTCGTCCCGATCGGCCTCCAGGTCACCGAGGTGATCGAGCGCCACCAAGGCAAGAAGCGCAAGCAGGCCATACCTGAGGCACGTGAGCTCCTCGACCGGGTCGGCATTCCCGACCCGAATCGACGCCTCAAGGAATACCCGCACCAACTCTCGGGCGGTATGCGGCAGCGCGCGCTCATCGCGATGGCGCTGGCCTGCAAGCCGCGCCTACTGATCGCCGACGAGCCGACGACGGCCCTGGACGTGACGATCCAGGCGCAGATCCTGTCGCTGCTCCGTGAACTGGTGCAAGGCTCGGACACGGCACTGGTCATGATTACGCACGACCTGGGAGTCGTCGCCGGGCTGTGCGACGAGGTCAACGTGCTCTACGGCGGCCGTATCGTGGAGCGCGCCTCTCGGCACGACCTGTTCGCTACGCCGCGCCACCCATACACCGGCGGCCTGCTGGGGTCTATCCCCCGGTTGGACGCATCGCGCCACGAGCCACTTAATCCGATCCCCGGGTCGGTTGCCGACAACCTTCCCTGGGATCACGCCTGTGCCTTCGCGCCGCGCTGCTCCCAACCCGTTGACCAATGCCGCCAGTCCTCGCCCGACCTCGATGACCTACCCGGCGGACTCGAGGGACCGCGACTCCTGCGATGCCACCACCCCCTGACTGCGAAGGAAGACGCGTCATGA
- a CDS encoding ABC transporter ATP-binding protein — MTVATDADRPGQTPPSDDVLLDARGVKVHFPIKRGVIFDKTIGYVYAVDGIDLKIRRGETYGLVGESGCGKSTLGRALLRLGEPTAGEVLFDGTDVAALKGEDLRQRRQDMQMIFQDPLSSLDPRQTVESLLLEGMQAHGLTKDRAAADTRLRELLKAVGLPPQALKKYPHEFSGGQRQRIGIARALSVNPKLIVADEPVSALDVSVQAQVINLLDSLQEEFGLTYLVVAHDLAVVRHISDVVGVMYLGSLAEEADADSLYATPLHPYTRALMSAVPVPDPVAEDQREHILLQGDLPSPSNPPSGCRFHTRCPWRQETRCDTERPELRTVQVEGVSESHRVACHFAEQIFTGELQRHEVRPEIVTPDSDPVEVQVDDRAF; from the coding sequence ATGACCGTCGCCACCGATGCGGACCGCCCGGGACAGACTCCGCCGAGCGATGACGTCCTGCTCGATGCTCGCGGAGTGAAAGTCCACTTCCCGATTAAACGAGGCGTCATCTTCGACAAGACCATCGGATACGTCTACGCCGTTGACGGCATTGACTTGAAGATTCGCCGGGGTGAAACGTACGGCCTGGTCGGCGAATCCGGCTGCGGCAAATCAACACTCGGCCGAGCATTGCTTCGTCTGGGGGAGCCCACCGCCGGCGAAGTGCTCTTCGACGGCACCGACGTCGCCGCACTCAAGGGCGAGGACCTTCGGCAGCGCCGCCAGGACATGCAGATGATCTTCCAGGATCCGCTGTCCAGCCTGGACCCACGCCAGACGGTGGAATCCCTTCTGCTGGAAGGCATGCAGGCTCACGGTCTCACCAAGGACCGAGCCGCGGCCGATACGCGACTGCGCGAATTGCTCAAGGCCGTCGGCCTACCACCACAGGCACTGAAAAAATACCCGCACGAGTTCTCAGGCGGGCAACGCCAGCGCATCGGTATCGCGCGCGCACTCTCGGTTAATCCCAAGCTGATCGTGGCCGACGAACCGGTGAGCGCGTTGGATGTCTCGGTACAGGCGCAGGTGATCAATCTGCTGGACTCACTCCAGGAAGAGTTCGGTCTGACCTACCTGGTCGTCGCGCACGACCTGGCGGTGGTGCGCCATATCAGCGATGTGGTCGGCGTGATGTACCTCGGGTCCTTGGCTGAAGAAGCCGACGCGGACAGTCTGTACGCCACCCCGCTGCATCCCTACACTCGCGCGCTCATGTCGGCGGTGCCAGTGCCGGACCCGGTGGCCGAAGATCAACGTGAGCACATCCTGTTGCAGGGCGACCTCCCCAGCCCGTCCAATCCCCCATCCGGATGCCGGTTCCACACCCGCTGCCCATGGCGCCAGGAAACCCGGTGCGACACCGAGCGACCCGAGTTGCGCACCGTCCAGGTCGAGGGTGTTTCCGAATCGCACCGTGTCGCATGCCATTTCGCCGAGCAGATCTTCACCGGTGAACTGCAACGCCACGAGGTGCGGCCCGAGATCGTGACACCCGACAGTGACCCGGTCGAGGTCCAGGTCGATGACAGAGCGTTCTGA
- a CDS encoding type 1 glutamine amidotransferase: MTERSEGTRPEPARDARPFLVIQHEDDAPVGWLGEAWAADGQAMDVRMPYQHLDDPTHRLPADLTDFSALIVLGGEMGANSDATSPWLTPTKELLRQAISHDVPTLAVCLGHQLLTVATGGVAVRNPAGTAAGRIPVDLTSDGADDQLIRGLQGSHVIQYNSDIAAELPSSATTLAMAPDGSPQAVRFAPRAWGLQFHPEAGPHIFDQWTVDKPEPTAVARAAAAEVREHQDDLRAVNDLIAQRFLEVTRSPH, encoded by the coding sequence ATGACAGAGCGTTCTGAGGGCACCCGGCCTGAACCCGCACGCGATGCTCGTCCGTTCCTGGTCATCCAACATGAGGATGACGCTCCCGTCGGCTGGCTCGGCGAGGCCTGGGCCGCCGACGGGCAGGCGATGGACGTACGCATGCCGTACCAACATCTCGATGATCCAACTCACCGACTACCTGCCGACCTGACGGATTTCAGCGCGCTCATCGTGCTGGGCGGCGAGATGGGCGCCAATAGCGACGCGACCTCCCCGTGGCTTACTCCCACGAAAGAGCTTCTGCGCCAGGCGATTTCGCACGACGTTCCAACGCTTGCCGTGTGCCTTGGCCATCAACTCCTCACCGTGGCTACCGGTGGAGTCGCGGTGCGTAACCCTGCAGGGACAGCCGCCGGGCGGATTCCAGTCGACCTCACGTCCGACGGTGCCGACGACCAACTTATTCGTGGTCTTCAGGGGAGCCACGTCATCCAGTACAACTCAGACATCGCGGCCGAACTCCCTTCAAGCGCAACAACACTCGCGATGGCACCCGATGGGTCACCGCAGGCTGTGCGGTTTGCTCCCCGCGCTTGGGGATTGCAATTTCACCCCGAGGCGGGGCCGCACATCTTCGACCAATGGACCGTTGACAAGCCCGAACCAACGGCGGTGGCACGTGCGGCGGCAGCCGAGGTGCGCGAGCACCAGGATGACCTGCGCGCAGTCAACGACCTCATTGCGCAGCGATTCCTCGAGGTCACACGCTCGCCCCACTGA
- a CDS encoding universal stress protein encodes MADIAGSGAESGGQVDPEGSAPEGAIVAAIDGQDHDAHVVAWAADEAVRQGRPLHIQEVIDLGISLMAGEGYLPMSALPADSVDGEHSALRAATEIAAARAPDVPVTIASTPGSVTGVLVALSGHAHTMVLGGGGAPGAPFIGSTALSVAAHAKCPTVVIPDVAPSPTGTVVVGVDGSAASRAAAAYAVAFAEKTHSTVRCLISWSVEVVDGAVVTQPDTPEWRVVEERHRAVVEDTLAQVRTRHPAVEIDTVIYRGAASSLLVHEAREAQLLVIGSRGRGGFLGMLLGSTTKRVLKEATCPVAVVRI; translated from the coding sequence ATGGCTGATATAGCGGGCAGTGGTGCAGAAAGTGGCGGTCAGGTCGACCCGGAGGGCAGTGCGCCCGAGGGGGCGATCGTCGCGGCGATCGATGGTCAAGACCATGACGCGCACGTGGTGGCGTGGGCTGCGGATGAGGCGGTACGCCAGGGGCGACCTCTGCATATCCAGGAAGTCATCGATCTGGGCATCAGTCTGATGGCAGGGGAGGGCTACCTCCCAATGTCCGCATTGCCAGCGGACTCCGTTGATGGGGAGCATTCCGCGCTTCGGGCCGCGACTGAGATTGCTGCGGCGCGTGCGCCGGACGTCCCGGTCACCATCGCTTCGACGCCAGGCTCGGTCACAGGAGTCCTGGTCGCCCTGAGTGGGCACGCACACACGATGGTTCTTGGGGGCGGTGGCGCGCCCGGCGCGCCCTTCATCGGGTCAACGGCTCTGTCCGTCGCTGCCCATGCGAAATGCCCCACGGTGGTGATCCCCGATGTTGCGCCGAGTCCGACGGGAACCGTCGTGGTCGGGGTCGATGGCAGTGCCGCGTCCCGCGCGGCGGCTGCCTATGCCGTCGCGTTCGCAGAGAAAACTCATTCGACGGTGCGCTGTCTGATCAGTTGGTCGGTCGAGGTCGTTGATGGTGCCGTCGTCACTCAACCGGACACCCCAGAATGGCGAGTGGTCGAAGAGCGGCACCGAGCAGTCGTCGAGGACACCCTGGCGCAGGTGCGTACGCGCCACCCCGCGGTCGAGATCGACACAGTGATTTACCGCGGCGCCGCATCCAGCCTTCTGGTGCACGAAGCGAGAGAGGCTCAGTTGCTTGTGATCGGTAGCCGCGGGCGGGGCGGGTTCCTCGGGATGCTCCTGGGTTCGACCACGAAGCGCGTGCTCAAAGAGGCCACGTGCCCGGTGGCAGTGGTGCGCATCTGA
- a CDS encoding acyl-CoA dehydrogenase family protein has product MHRKLSEEDAAFQQEMRDFFTTKVPQDLRDRWAGGGEPAADDIRAAQRLLNEAGLAVTGWPTEYGGRDWSTLQRHIWLTEMQAASVPPPLAFNASMVGPVIATFGSEEQKKRFLPATANLDIWWCQGFSEPDAGSDLASLRTTAVREGDEYVVNGQKTWTTLGQHADWIFALVRTNPDAPKKQMGISFLLIEMDAPGVSLRPIQLIDGGHEVNEVFFENVRVPADQLVGEENKGWDYAKFLLGNERVGVAPVGSIKRWLANAKAHAQQITTAHGTLLDDPLLAARIAELECQVMALELTALRVAGGSRDGKPDPASSILKLRGSQLQQDVLELITDIAGPSGLAWTSIQDELAWASHATATYLNFRKASIYGGSNEVQRQIISTGILGLKG; this is encoded by the coding sequence ATGCATCGCAAGCTCAGCGAAGAGGACGCCGCCTTCCAACAGGAGATGCGCGACTTCTTCACCACCAAAGTTCCCCAAGACCTGCGTGATCGCTGGGCAGGTGGGGGCGAGCCCGCCGCTGACGACATCAGAGCGGCGCAGCGCCTCCTGAATGAGGCGGGCTTGGCGGTCACCGGCTGGCCGACCGAGTACGGCGGCCGGGACTGGTCCACGCTTCAGCGTCACATCTGGCTCACCGAGATGCAGGCCGCCTCGGTCCCCCCACCCCTGGCCTTTAACGCCAGCATGGTCGGCCCGGTCATCGCGACCTTCGGGTCCGAAGAGCAGAAGAAGCGCTTCCTGCCTGCCACCGCAAACCTCGACATCTGGTGGTGTCAAGGATTCTCCGAGCCGGATGCCGGATCGGACCTCGCCTCGCTGCGCACCACGGCCGTACGCGAGGGCGATGAATATGTCGTCAACGGTCAAAAGACCTGGACCACCCTGGGGCAGCACGCCGACTGGATTTTCGCCCTGGTGCGCACCAACCCTGACGCACCGAAGAAGCAGATGGGCATTTCCTTCCTTCTCATCGAGATGGATGCGCCTGGCGTGAGCCTGCGCCCAATCCAGTTGATCGACGGTGGACACGAAGTCAACGAGGTTTTCTTCGAGAACGTCCGCGTCCCGGCAGACCAGCTCGTTGGCGAAGAAAACAAGGGTTGGGACTACGCCAAGTTCCTGCTCGGCAACGAGCGCGTGGGCGTGGCGCCGGTGGGCTCAATCAAGCGGTGGCTCGCCAACGCAAAGGCACACGCACAGCAGATCACCACGGCCCACGGCACCCTGCTCGATGACCCGCTGCTCGCCGCACGCATCGCCGAGTTGGAATGCCAGGTCATGGCACTGGAACTGACGGCGCTTCGGGTCGCGGGCGGATCCCGCGACGGTAAGCCCGATCCGGCGAGCTCCATTCTGAAGCTTCGCGGCTCTCAGTTGCAGCAGGACGTTCTCGAGCTCATCACCGATATCGCCGGGCCGAGCGGCCTCGCCTGGACCTCGATCCAGGACGAGCTCGCCTGGGCTTCGCATGCCACGGCGACGTACCTCAACTTCCGCAAGGCATCGATCTACGGCGGATCCAACGAGGTCCAGCGCCAGATCATCTCCACCGGCATCCTCGGATTGAAGGGCTGA
- a CDS encoding acyl-CoA dehydrogenase family protein: MDFTIDDEQKALRNATRELATRHAPQHGEGGDVPVGPAPHDSAAWTALVEMGALGLPFAEEVGGFGASHVEVSLVATELGRAGLQSAYADALVAGQVLASAGQQDMLEQLIGGESLILASFAQPGRGWSPLEPATTATAAGDDWTLSGAVGPIGCLSDATAVIVPAQTPDGVALFLTEAGERSAAGVLTLDGSAATQLVGPDKAAEVTVAAIGLGVVAITGEALGAMEQALTLTTDYLKTRKQFGVPLMTFQTLTQRAADMYTSLELARSTVLFAAMALAENPSDGRTASRAKVVVGQSGRHIGQEAIQLHGGIGMTAEYSVGHLTSRLTAIEHTFGDTRQHLAGLAAGVSEYDMVDLLA, from the coding sequence ATGGATTTCACGATTGATGACGAGCAAAAGGCCCTGCGCAACGCGACCCGCGAACTCGCCACCCGACATGCCCCGCAGCACGGCGAGGGAGGCGACGTACCGGTCGGTCCCGCGCCGCACGACAGCGCCGCCTGGACAGCCCTGGTCGAGATGGGTGCGTTAGGACTCCCCTTTGCCGAGGAGGTCGGCGGCTTCGGTGCCTCTCACGTTGAGGTGTCGTTGGTCGCTACCGAATTGGGCCGCGCGGGACTCCAGTCGGCGTACGCAGATGCGCTGGTCGCCGGCCAGGTCCTGGCCAGCGCAGGGCAGCAGGACATGCTTGAGCAACTGATCGGTGGCGAGAGCCTCATTCTCGCTAGCTTCGCTCAACCGGGGCGAGGATGGTCGCCGTTAGAACCCGCGACCACCGCGACCGCCGCTGGCGACGACTGGACGCTATCCGGTGCTGTCGGACCGATCGGCTGCCTGTCGGACGCAACAGCTGTCATCGTGCCCGCACAAACTCCTGATGGCGTTGCGCTTTTCCTCACCGAAGCCGGCGAGCGCTCTGCGGCGGGCGTCCTGACGCTCGACGGTTCCGCAGCAACTCAGCTCGTGGGCCCCGACAAGGCCGCAGAGGTCACCGTCGCGGCCATTGGCCTCGGTGTCGTGGCCATCACGGGCGAGGCATTGGGAGCCATGGAACAGGCCCTCACCTTGACGACGGACTACCTCAAGACGCGCAAGCAGTTTGGTGTGCCGCTGATGACGTTCCAGACGCTGACGCAGCGGGCCGCCGACATGTATACCTCGCTTGAACTCGCCCGCAGCACAGTCTTGTTTGCTGCGATGGCGTTGGCCGAAAACCCCAGCGACGGGCGTACCGCATCGCGCGCGAAAGTCGTTGTGGGCCAGTCCGGTCGGCATATCGGGCAGGAAGCGATCCAGTTGCACGGCGGCATCGGGATGACCGCGGAATACTCTGTGGGCCACTTGACCAGCCGCCTCACTGCCATCGAGCACACCTTTGGCGACACTCGCCAGCACCTTGCCGGCCTGGCCGCCGGGGTCAGCGAGTACGACATGGTGGACCTCCTGGCCTGA